One window of the Bradyrhizobium sp. NP1 genome contains the following:
- a CDS encoding ABC transporter substrate-binding protein: protein MFINRRLLLSAAAMIAVHIVPAAAQDKTPVKIGFHAGLTGPASADGLSAEIAVKLAVEEANKAGGIDGRPIELVSYDDQGKPDQAVPIANKLIGDKVAAVISAGFSAPTKAAAPVFQEAHIPYVVAIALQPDITKSGDYVFRVGSMGEVEGRAGAKLIGDVLKAKSIVLLTIKTDFGKTVAAGLKSAADKFNFKIVREYEYSPADRQFGPMIASIKEDKPDLIYASGFYFTGGPLLNQIRAAGVSVPFVGAQSYSSTKFIDIAGPASDGAIITNVIDWSGTTPQEKAFFDVFEKKAGFRPEAAGSQAYASAEVLIAALRAAKSTDPAAIRTALAATRMHTVVGDLSFNSLHEVQRSFPVSIVKDGKWQSYGVIEDPVLLAPPTQ from the coding sequence ATGTTCATCAACCGCCGACTTCTTCTTTCGGCCGCGGCGATGATCGCGGTGCACATCGTGCCCGCTGCTGCCCAAGACAAGACGCCGGTCAAGATCGGCTTTCACGCGGGCCTGACCGGACCGGCGTCGGCGGACGGCCTGTCGGCCGAAATCGCGGTCAAGCTGGCTGTCGAGGAGGCGAACAAGGCCGGCGGCATCGACGGGCGGCCGATCGAGCTCGTCAGCTATGACGATCAGGGCAAGCCGGACCAGGCTGTCCCGATCGCCAACAAGCTGATCGGCGACAAGGTTGCCGCCGTCATCTCGGCCGGCTTCTCCGCGCCCACCAAGGCCGCCGCGCCCGTGTTCCAGGAAGCGCACATTCCCTATGTTGTCGCCATCGCGTTGCAGCCGGATATCACGAAATCCGGCGATTATGTCTTCCGCGTCGGCAGCATGGGCGAGGTGGAGGGGCGTGCCGGGGCGAAGCTGATCGGTGACGTGCTGAAGGCGAAGTCGATCGTGCTGCTCACCATCAAGACCGATTTCGGCAAGACCGTCGCGGCCGGCCTCAAGAGCGCGGCGGACAAGTTCAACTTCAAGATCGTCAGGGAATACGAGTATTCGCCGGCCGACCGCCAGTTCGGTCCGATGATCGCCAGCATCAAGGAAGACAAGCCTGACCTGATCTACGCGTCGGGCTTTTATTTCACCGGCGGCCCGCTGCTCAACCAGATTCGCGCCGCCGGCGTCAGCGTGCCGTTCGTCGGCGCGCAGTCCTACAGCTCCACCAAGTTCATCGATATCGCCGGGCCCGCGTCGGACGGTGCCATCATCACCAATGTGATCGACTGGTCCGGCACGACGCCACAGGAAAAGGCGTTCTTCGACGTCTTCGAGAAAAAGGCGGGCTTCCGCCCCGAGGCCGCGGGCTCGCAGGCCTATGCAAGCGCTGAAGTGCTGATCGCGGCGCTGCGGGCCGCCAAGAGCACCGATCCGGCCGCCATTCGCACGGCGCTGGCGGCAACCAGGATGCACACCGTGGTCGGAGATCTGAGCTTCAACAGCCTGCACGAGGTGCAGCGATCGTTTCCTGTCAGCATCGTGAAGGACGGCAAGTGGCAGTCCTATGGCGTGATCGAGGATCCGGTGCTGCTCGCGCCACCGACGCAGTAG
- a CDS encoding FAD binding domain-containing protein, with amino-acid sequence MAFEPGAVVVAGGCEVAMSLRAGVVRPDRLIALSDIAGADRLTAHPKIGLSIAPLVRIDAIANHLWVAKRWAALHEAVEQMLLPQIRQMATVVGNVCCGRPDYDLMPALMALGATARAVLPNGDTVSLKLDDLYDHAGRFSLGRGTIVREIFVQPPSPDAGSAFRKIVVADKPLIAAAYVALSADANSIEQATLVLGGCLPAPLHISAAESLLRGAPARTASYERAGREAAESLRTLDTPLADRELRIRLAAVLARDSLEQAASRARSKHNPFDDAESML; translated from the coding sequence ATGGCTTTCGAGCCCGGCGCGGTTGTCGTCGCCGGCGGATGCGAGGTCGCCATGAGCCTGCGCGCCGGGGTAGTTCGTCCCGACCGGCTGATCGCGCTGTCCGATATCGCCGGTGCGGATCGGCTGACAGCTCATCCCAAGATCGGGCTTTCGATCGCCCCCCTGGTACGCATCGATGCGATCGCAAACCATCTATGGGTCGCCAAGCGCTGGGCCGCGCTACACGAAGCCGTCGAGCAAATGCTGCTCCCGCAAATCCGCCAGATGGCGACCGTCGTCGGCAACGTCTGCTGCGGCCGCCCCGACTACGATCTGATGCCGGCATTGATGGCGCTGGGAGCAACCGCACGCGCCGTCTTGCCAAACGGGGACACCGTTTCCCTCAAGCTCGACGATCTTTATGACCACGCTGGACGGTTCTCGCTCGGGCGCGGAACGATCGTCCGCGAGATCTTCGTTCAGCCGCCTTCGCCCGACGCCGGCAGCGCCTTCCGCAAGATCGTGGTTGCGGATAAGCCGCTGATCGCCGCCGCCTATGTGGCGCTTAGCGCCGACGCCAATTCGATCGAACAAGCCACGCTTGTGCTGGGAGGATGCCTGCCCGCGCCATTGCACATATCGGCCGCGGAATCCCTGTTGCGCGGCGCGCCCGCAAGGACGGCGAGCTACGAGCGGGCCGGACGCGAGGCCGCGGAAAGCCTGCGAACGCTGGACACGCCGCTGGCCGATCGCGAATTGCGGATCAGATTGGCCGCCGTGCTGGCGCGCGACTCGCTCGAACAAGCGGCGAGCCGGGCTCGGTCCAAGCACAACCCCTTCGATGACGCAGAAAGCATGTTGTAG
- a CDS encoding branched-chain amino acid ABC transporter permease: MKLIWELAFQGLLNGCIYALIAVGLVMVYGLLRVLHIAHAGLFTLGAYVSLTITNASGSLALALACSVVVVGLGGVAIYRFCYEPILNRPPYVVLIVSIGLFITMEEVFRIVFGPYGLSYLKPPLQERFNILGIGVTAAELSVIVVTLLLFATLDAFNRLTRIGIASRATVSDPQMASSFGVDIRLIRDMTFFIGSAFAAVAGTMVGVLNNIVEPTMGSVPSYKALAIIVLGGMGSIRGALAAALFLGLIEAFGTTYLGTLLDRDAIAFAVLLVVLMLRPAGLMGRTA; encoded by the coding sequence ATGAAACTGATCTGGGAGCTGGCATTCCAGGGACTGCTGAACGGCTGCATCTACGCGTTGATCGCGGTAGGTCTTGTCATGGTCTATGGCCTGCTGCGGGTGCTTCACATCGCGCATGCCGGGCTGTTCACGCTCGGCGCCTACGTCTCGCTCACCATCACCAATGCCAGCGGCAGCCTGGCGCTGGCGCTGGCCTGCTCGGTCGTCGTGGTGGGCTTGGGCGGCGTTGCGATCTATCGCTTCTGCTATGAGCCGATCCTGAACCGGCCGCCCTACGTGGTCCTGATCGTATCGATCGGCCTCTTCATCACAATGGAAGAGGTCTTTCGCATCGTGTTCGGGCCTTACGGTCTATCCTACCTCAAGCCGCCGCTGCAGGAGCGGTTCAATATCCTGGGCATCGGCGTGACCGCGGCAGAACTCAGCGTCATTGTCGTCACGCTCCTCTTGTTCGCGACGCTGGATGCTTTCAACCGCCTGACCCGCATCGGGATCGCATCGCGGGCGACGGTGTCCGACCCGCAGATGGCTTCCTCATTCGGCGTCGATATCCGGCTGATCCGGGACATGACCTTCTTCATCGGATCGGCCTTCGCCGCGGTGGCGGGCACGATGGTCGGGGTGCTGAACAACATCGTCGAGCCGACGATGGGAAGCGTGCCGAGCTACAAGGCCTTGGCCATTATTGTTCTGGGCGGCATGGGCAGCATCAGGGGCGCACTGGCTGCGGCCCTGTTTCTCGGCCTGATCGAGGCGTTCGGCACGACCTATCTTGGAACGCTGCTCGATCGCGACGCCATCGCGTTTGCCGTGCTGCTTGTCGTGCTGATGTTGCGGCCCGCGGGCCTGATGGGGAGGACCGCGTGA
- a CDS encoding ribonuclease activity regulator RraA encodes MTLSVEARDMLRGVNVATLTNCLLSRGLRNIFLHGISPVAATAENMVGEAFTMRFIPAREDIDNMAAYARPDHVQRRAIEECPAGSVLVIDSRGDARAASAGDLLVARLKARGAAGIVTDGGFRDVAGVANTGLPAYQKQTASPASPIIHHAADLNLPIGCAGVAVYPGDIVVGDREGVVVFPAKFAEEVAREAYEATLYEEFADAEIRRGRSIFGLFPATDESRKQYQEWRKQQGKVTLPR; translated from the coding sequence ATGACTCTCTCGGTTGAGGCGCGTGACATGCTTCGCGGCGTGAATGTCGCGACGCTGACAAACTGTCTGCTTTCGCGCGGGCTGCGCAATATCTTTCTCCACGGCATCTCGCCGGTCGCCGCGACCGCGGAGAACATGGTCGGAGAGGCCTTCACCATGCGCTTTATCCCCGCGCGCGAGGACATCGACAATATGGCGGCATATGCCCGGCCCGATCACGTGCAGCGGCGGGCCATCGAGGAATGTCCGGCTGGGTCAGTGCTTGTTATCGATTCGCGCGGCGATGCCCGCGCGGCCTCCGCCGGTGATCTTCTGGTCGCGCGGCTAAAGGCGCGAGGGGCGGCCGGAATCGTCACGGATGGCGGCTTTCGCGATGTGGCCGGCGTGGCAAACACCGGCCTGCCGGCATACCAGAAACAGACCGCCTCGCCGGCGAGCCCGATCATCCATCATGCGGCCGATCTCAATCTGCCGATTGGCTGTGCCGGCGTTGCGGTCTATCCCGGCGACATCGTGGTCGGCGACCGCGAAGGCGTCGTGGTCTTTCCCGCGAAATTTGCCGAGGAAGTGGCGCGTGAAGCCTATGAAGCGACGCTTTATGAAGAATTCGCCGATGCCGAGATCCGCCGCGGCCGATCCATCTTCGGCCTGTTTCCCGCCACCGACGAAAGCCGCAAGCAGTACCAGGAATGGCGCAAGCAGCAAGGCAAGGTCACATTGCCGCGGTAA
- a CDS encoding RidA family protein: MALALTGFGHGAWAGEVEDRLKPLLEKLGYADGKLPVPKPAMGNYVDAIQVGKILYLSSGGPQTPSGEFVKGRVPDQVSMEAAETAVQLACVRQLARIKVAVGDLDQVKRIVFLRVKVRTVEGFNDLTKLSDGCSAMLVTAFGDAGKHTRTGEGYVALPFGLTSEVEMTVELK; this comes from the coding sequence TTGGCTTTGGCGTTGACCGGTTTTGGCCACGGCGCATGGGCCGGCGAAGTCGAAGACCGCCTGAAGCCGCTGCTTGAAAAGCTCGGCTACGCCGACGGCAAGCTTCCGGTGCCAAAGCCGGCGATGGGCAATTATGTCGACGCCATCCAGGTCGGCAAGATCCTGTATCTGTCGAGCGGCGGGCCGCAGACCCCGTCGGGAGAGTTTGTCAAGGGTCGCGTTCCCGACCAGGTCAGCATGGAGGCCGCGGAAACGGCCGTTCAGCTCGCCTGCGTTCGGCAGCTTGCGCGGATCAAGGTCGCCGTCGGCGATCTCGATCAGGTTAAGCGCATCGTCTTTCTCCGCGTCAAGGTTCGCACGGTCGAGGGCTTTAACGACCTGACCAAGCTGTCCGACGGCTGCTCGGCGATGCTCGTGACGGCGTTCGGCGATGCGGGCAAGCACACAAGGACCGGCGAAGGATACGTTGCATTGCCCTTCGGTCTGACTTCCGAAGTCGAAATGACGGTCGAACTGAAGTAA
- a CDS encoding 2Fe-2S iron-sulfur cluster-binding protein codes for MYLALDIDGCPVEMEVDTCATLRQALKANDCAEPKNEPSCEAATCGACTVLLNGAPVLACLTLAGASRGGRVVTAAGLRGAKLNPLRRLFARTDINPCGACASGILISASSLLAANPRPTRNDVRHALAGHVCRCLGYSSIIDAVIAAGEQPDETFIPHEALPSRDQIVAALSLQQAVDQDNALKNIDPLEALRSRVAEAGALPALDQAAAAFDWPSRRNPPVQSAQRHLPAAAVALVEHAGITSIALVDLEFDAETAIVSLRKVVAVVSANPLPSGCAEIAEAAVMDAFFIALRRSEAASASQAVLFPKDFPATIQAPDVTVFTASSVDETQAEPGQIREAACLATVCAIGSAISRASGRRLPAPPFTPDRLLAPSGQGNSRILDNAHNIS; via the coding sequence ATGTATCTGGCGCTCGACATCGACGGATGTCCCGTAGAGATGGAAGTCGACACCTGCGCGACGCTGCGGCAGGCTTTGAAGGCGAACGACTGTGCAGAGCCGAAAAACGAACCTTCCTGCGAGGCCGCCACATGCGGCGCCTGCACCGTTCTCCTGAACGGCGCGCCCGTGCTCGCGTGCCTGACATTGGCGGGCGCGAGCCGCGGCGGGCGCGTCGTCACCGCCGCCGGACTACGCGGCGCAAAGCTCAATCCGCTCAGGCGCCTGTTTGCCCGCACGGACATCAATCCATGCGGTGCGTGCGCTTCCGGAATCCTGATCTCCGCCTCTTCGCTGCTCGCCGCAAATCCGCGTCCGACCCGAAACGACGTCCGGCATGCACTGGCCGGCCATGTCTGCCGGTGTCTGGGCTATTCGAGCATCATCGATGCCGTCATCGCCGCCGGCGAGCAGCCGGATGAAACCTTCATCCCGCACGAGGCGCTTCCCTCGAGGGATCAGATCGTCGCGGCGCTGTCGCTCCAGCAGGCGGTGGATCAGGATAACGCACTGAAAAACATCGATCCGCTGGAGGCATTGCGCTCGCGCGTGGCGGAGGCCGGCGCGTTGCCGGCGCTCGATCAGGCCGCCGCTGCTTTCGACTGGCCGTCGCGGCGCAATCCTCCCGTTCAATCGGCGCAGCGGCATCTTCCAGCCGCGGCGGTGGCGCTGGTCGAGCACGCAGGCATCACGTCCATCGCCCTCGTCGACCTCGAATTCGACGCAGAGACAGCGATCGTCAGCCTGCGCAAGGTGGTGGCCGTCGTCTCCGCGAACCCGTTGCCGTCGGGCTGCGCCGAGATCGCCGAGGCGGCGGTGATGGATGCGTTCTTCATCGCGTTGCGTCGAAGCGAAGCGGCGAGCGCAAGCCAAGCCGTACTGTTTCCGAAGGATTTTCCGGCGACGATTCAGGCGCCCGACGTCACGGTCTTCACCGCGTCGAGCGTCGATGAAACACAGGCCGAACCGGGCCAGATCCGCGAGGCGGCATGCCTTGCGACGGTTTGTGCAATCGGCAGTGCGATCTCGCGCGCCTCGGGACGCCGCCTGCCCGCCCCTCCGTTCACGCCGGACCGGCTGCTCGCGCCGTCCGGTCAGGGAAATAGCAGAATTCTGGACAATGCACATAATATATCATAA
- a CDS encoding molybdopterin cofactor-binding domain-containing protein, with protein sequence MITAQDQPGSTGAFRRKEDRRLVTGQGRFVDDLKLPGLCHAVVVRSTEAHADIVAIDTTEAAALPGVIAVLTGADLAADKFGDIPCESIPAAVAGNGWQRTPFQALIADRVLAVGDAVALVIAESRIAARRAAALVAVSYEARPAVVSIEDALADGAPRLYPDKSSNVCFDVTLGDVKTTEAAFARAAHIIDVATRQPRLIGAALEPRCSIGWYDPSDQRWTLTTSTQNPHSVRRLLAENVLRVPANAVRVVAQDVGGGFGTKGRLYPEDVLVLWASRRLGRPVKWTADRSESFLADFHGRDQAADGRIALDEDGRILAIDVTTRHNLGCRLGPATGVSPFLTARMIVGPYAIPTAHVRLQGVFTNTRTTTSYRGAGRPEATYFIERAMDAAARHLGLDPVTIRRRNLVKPTAMPFRTAVNDKFDCGEFEAVMDKALLAADWDGFPARRSESERHGKLRGRGICCFVEVAAISNERMEIRFDPGGTVSVLAGTFSHGQGHETLYSQLLSEWLGLAPDNIRVIQGDTDKVSHGGGTYASRSLTVGGSALKNAADIIVAKARDIAAWMMKVDPAEVSFEDGIFSHRSSNATIHLRDAAKASYQPFGFPVHLGVGLEAVGYFAATPQNYPNGCHIAEVEIDPDLCTVNVVRYVAADDVGNVINSTLLAGQLHGSTAQGIGQAIGERVVYDTSGQLFTTSFLDYAMPRAQHIPPITSIEHSVPTSTNPLGVKGGAEVGTIGAPPAITQAVADALGARIDMPINLPFTPRAVFELLAQHHNHGTRRKLMSLEVLIDTAKLDKDNWLDFPEYGFKQYFLWKHPTSGASIALLDFQEGGGVPVAHSHASNQFMYCISGEYEYSGSNLTLRAGSFYMNPKDSPHGPTIARKRSLLIEIYDGPHYYEKPVFHTDKTIGEFLAKPE encoded by the coding sequence ATGATCACCGCTCAAGATCAGCCTGGATCGACCGGCGCTTTCAGGCGCAAGGAGGACCGGCGTCTTGTCACGGGCCAGGGGCGCTTCGTCGACGATCTGAAGCTCCCCGGGCTTTGCCATGCGGTCGTTGTCCGCTCGACCGAAGCGCACGCGGATATCGTGGCGATCGACACCACCGAGGCGGCCGCCCTGCCCGGCGTCATCGCCGTCCTGACCGGCGCCGACCTCGCGGCCGACAAGTTCGGCGATATCCCGTGCGAAAGCATTCCCGCCGCGGTCGCCGGCAACGGCTGGCAGCGCACGCCCTTTCAGGCGCTGATCGCGGACCGCGTTCTCGCCGTCGGCGATGCGGTCGCGCTTGTGATCGCGGAGAGCCGGATCGCCGCCCGGCGCGCGGCGGCACTCGTGGCCGTCTCCTACGAGGCGCGACCGGCCGTCGTATCGATCGAGGATGCGCTCGCCGACGGCGCGCCGCGGCTCTATCCCGACAAATCGAGCAATGTGTGTTTCGATGTCACGCTGGGCGACGTCAAGACGACCGAGGCGGCCTTTGCTCGCGCGGCTCATATCATCGACGTGGCGACCCGCCAGCCTCGGTTGATCGGCGCGGCGCTTGAGCCGCGCTGTTCGATCGGCTGGTACGATCCATCCGACCAACGCTGGACGTTGACGACCTCGACACAAAATCCGCACAGCGTACGCCGCCTGCTTGCCGAAAACGTGCTGCGAGTGCCCGCAAACGCGGTCCGCGTCGTCGCGCAGGATGTCGGCGGCGGCTTCGGAACCAAGGGACGGCTCTATCCCGAGGACGTTCTCGTGCTCTGGGCATCGCGTCGGCTCGGCCGGCCGGTGAAATGGACCGCCGACCGCAGCGAAAGTTTTCTGGCGGATTTCCACGGCCGCGACCAGGCCGCCGATGGCCGCATCGCGCTTGACGAAGATGGCCGCATTCTCGCGATCGACGTGACGACGCGGCACAATCTCGGATGCCGCCTTGGACCGGCCACCGGCGTCTCGCCGTTCCTCACTGCGCGCATGATCGTCGGTCCCTACGCTATCCCGACGGCGCACGTGCGGCTGCAAGGCGTATTCACCAACACCCGCACGACCACATCCTATCGCGGCGCCGGACGGCCGGAAGCGACCTATTTCATCGAGCGGGCGATGGATGCGGCGGCCCGACATCTCGGGCTCGATCCGGTCACTATCCGCCGCCGGAATCTCGTGAAGCCCACGGCCATGCCGTTCAGGACCGCCGTCAACGACAAGTTCGATTGCGGCGAGTTCGAAGCGGTGATGGACAAGGCGCTGCTCGCCGCCGACTGGGACGGATTTCCCGCGCGGCGAAGCGAAAGCGAGCGGCACGGCAAGCTGCGAGGCCGCGGCATCTGCTGCTTCGTCGAAGTGGCGGCGATCAGCAACGAACGGATGGAAATCAGGTTCGATCCGGGCGGCACCGTCAGCGTCCTCGCCGGCACATTCTCGCACGGCCAGGGGCACGAAACCCTCTATTCCCAGCTTCTGTCAGAGTGGCTGGGGCTCGCGCCCGACAACATCCGGGTGATCCAGGGCGACACCGACAAGGTCTCGCATGGCGGAGGTACCTACGCCTCCCGCTCCCTGACCGTCGGCGGTTCAGCGCTGAAGAACGCGGCTGACATCATTGTTGCGAAGGCCAGGGATATCGCCGCCTGGATGATGAAGGTGGACCCGGCCGAGGTGAGCTTCGAGGATGGGATATTCAGCCATCGTTCGAGCAACGCGACCATCCATCTGCGCGATGCCGCGAAAGCGTCCTATCAGCCGTTCGGCTTTCCGGTTCATCTCGGGGTCGGCCTCGAAGCCGTCGGCTACTTCGCGGCGACGCCGCAGAACTACCCGAATGGCTGTCATATCGCCGAGGTCGAGATCGATCCCGATCTCTGCACCGTCAATGTCGTGCGCTACGTGGCCGCCGACGATGTCGGCAACGTCATCAATTCGACGCTGCTCGCGGGCCAGCTTCACGGCTCGACCGCGCAGGGCATCGGCCAGGCCATCGGCGAACGCGTGGTCTACGACACGAGCGGCCAGCTCTTCACTACCAGCTTTCTCGACTACGCGATGCCGCGCGCCCAGCATATTCCGCCGATCACCTCGATCGAGCACTCGGTGCCGACCTCGACCAATCCGCTTGGCGTAAAGGGCGGAGCCGAGGTCGGGACCATCGGCGCTCCGCCCGCGATCACGCAAGCCGTCGCCGACGCGCTTGGCGCGCGGATAGATATGCCGATCAACCTGCCCTTCACTCCGCGAGCGGTCTTCGAACTGCTTGCGCAGCATCACAATCACGGCACCCGGAGGAAACTGATGAGCCTGGAAGTTTTGATCGACACCGCCAAGCTGGACAAGGACAACTGGCTCGATTTTCCCGAATACGGATTCAAGCAGTATTTTCTCTGGAAGCATCCCACCAGCGGCGCGAGCATCGCTCTGCTGGACTTCCAGGAAGGCGGCGGCGTGCCGGTCGCCCACTCGCACGCCTCCAATCAGTTCATGTACTGCATTTCGGGCGAATATGAATATTCCGGCTCCAACCTGACCTTGCGGGCCGGCTCGTTCTACATGAATCCGAAGGACAGCCCGCACGGGCCCACCATCGCGCGCAAACGGTCGCTGCTCATCGAGATCTATGACGGCCCGCATTACTACGAAAAGCCCGTCTTCCACACCGACAAGACCATCGGCGAGTTTCTCGCCAAGCCCGAGTGA
- a CDS encoding flavin-dependent oxidoreductase, with the protein MLRVLIAGGGIGGLTAALHLRRRGFEVEIFEAAPEIRELGLGINIQPHGVRDLVVVGLAEAIARDSCAVAKLAYFNKHGQEIWHEPRGRAAGYLYQQAAINRGRLQGLLLEAVSAALGPDRIHAGHRLERFEQSEQEVVVHFAAGPDGQRPSSRRGDILVGADGIHSAVRKTFYPNEGLPKFGGQIMWRGISRVRPFFDSRTMIMAGHRDKKVVVYPVDAAVGEDGLINVNWVAEDTITDSMPPREDWNRQASVPDVAARFVDWRFSWLDVPTVLAAAPTCYEFPKVDRDPVTQWSFGRVTLLGDAAHPMHPAGSNGATQAIIDAPALADSLAEGGNPVAALRAYQDKRLPVLAELVRINREKMGPESVMILAEQRAPNGFTNVLDVLTQEELDNASNAYKAAAGAERAKG; encoded by the coding sequence ATGTTGCGGGTCTTGATCGCAGGGGGCGGGATCGGCGGGCTGACCGCGGCGCTGCATCTGAGGCGGCGTGGCTTCGAGGTCGAGATTTTCGAGGCGGCTCCCGAAATCCGCGAGCTCGGGCTCGGCATCAACATCCAGCCGCACGGTGTTCGCGATCTCGTCGTGGTCGGTCTGGCGGAAGCGATCGCGCGCGATTCCTGCGCCGTGGCGAAGCTGGCTTATTTCAACAAGCACGGCCAGGAGATCTGGCACGAGCCGCGCGGTCGCGCGGCGGGCTATCTCTATCAGCAGGCTGCCATCAATCGCGGCCGCTTGCAGGGGCTATTGCTGGAAGCCGTATCGGCGGCGCTCGGGCCTGACCGGATCCACGCCGGACATCGTCTCGAACGTTTCGAGCAGTCCGAGCAGGAGGTTGTCGTGCATTTCGCGGCCGGTCCCGATGGGCAGCGGCCGTCGTCCCGGCGCGGCGATATCCTGGTCGGCGCCGACGGCATCCACTCGGCCGTGCGCAAGACGTTCTATCCGAACGAAGGCCTGCCGAAGTTTGGCGGGCAGATCATGTGGCGCGGCATCTCCCGCGTTCGCCCCTTCTTTGACAGCCGGACCATGATCATGGCCGGACATCGGGACAAGAAGGTGGTGGTCTATCCGGTTGATGCTGCTGTCGGCGAGGATGGGCTCATCAACGTCAACTGGGTGGCCGAGGATACCATCACGGACAGTATGCCGCCGCGCGAGGACTGGAACCGGCAGGCGTCCGTGCCTGACGTCGCGGCAAGGTTCGTCGACTGGCGCTTTTCCTGGCTGGACGTGCCAACCGTGCTCGCGGCTGCGCCCACCTGCTACGAGTTTCCCAAGGTCGATCGCGACCCTGTGACGCAATGGAGCTTTGGTCGAGTCACATTGCTGGGCGACGCGGCTCATCCGATGCATCCGGCTGGCTCGAATGGCGCCACGCAGGCGATCATCGACGCGCCAGCGCTGGCGGACAGTCTGGCCGAAGGCGGCAATCCCGTGGCGGCGCTGCGTGCCTATCAGGACAAGCGCCTTCCGGTCCTGGCCGAGCTGGTGCGTATCAATCGCGAGAAGATGGGGCCGGAGTCGGTAATGATTCTCGCCGAACAGCGCGCGCCGAATGGGTTTACCAACGTGCTCGATGTGCTGACGCAAGAAGAACTGGACAACGCGTCGAATGCATACAAGGCCGCAGCCGGGGCTGAGCGCGCGAAGGGATAG
- a CDS encoding VOC family protein, with product MERVRLKWVAYTAYQAPDLDVMEQFLVDFGMMRSARTETGLFMRGTGDAHHIHVTRLGAEPKFLGGAFTVESREELEKAAGIPGASAVEPILDPGGGFRVTLTTPNGHSIWIEHGAAKVAAQPIRRSYRMNFASEHLRFNGTVRQRAEATPVLRIGHFVLWVKDAVAEVDWFRKYFRLVPSDYICAPGDPDPIIKGTFLRYDEGKEYVEHHCILVNESKNFGCHHSSYEVLDLDAVIAGHEHLAAKGWKLDAGYGRHYLGSLIYDYWLDPFGNRIEHYTDTDLVNDDYEPVYFVGQAHETTQWGMAPPPSFFD from the coding sequence GTGGAACGGGTTCGTTTGAAATGGGTCGCCTACACGGCTTACCAGGCCCCCGATCTCGACGTGATGGAGCAGTTCCTGGTCGACTTCGGCATGATGCGGTCGGCCAGAACCGAAACCGGCCTCTTCATGCGCGGCACCGGTGATGCGCATCACATCCATGTCACCCGGCTCGGCGCTGAACCGAAATTCCTCGGCGGCGCATTCACGGTCGAAAGCCGTGAGGAGCTGGAGAAGGCGGCAGGCATTCCCGGCGCGTCGGCCGTCGAGCCGATCCTCGATCCGGGTGGCGGCTTTCGCGTCACCTTGACGACGCCGAACGGTCATTCGATCTGGATCGAGCACGGCGCCGCAAAAGTCGCCGCGCAGCCGATCCGCCGCTCCTACCGCATGAATTTCGCCTCCGAGCATTTGCGTTTCAACGGCACCGTTCGCCAGCGCGCCGAAGCAACGCCGGTACTGCGGATTGGTCATTTCGTGCTCTGGGTGAAGGACGCGGTGGCCGAGGTCGACTGGTTCCGCAAGTATTTCCGGCTGGTGCCGTCGGACTATATCTGCGCGCCAGGCGATCCCGACCCGATCATCAAGGGTACCTTCCTTCGCTACGACGAGGGCAAGGAATATGTCGAGCATCACTGCATCCTCGTCAACGAATCGAAGAATTTCGGCTGCCATCACAGCTCGTACGAGGTGCTCGACCTCGACGCCGTCATCGCGGGGCATGAGCATCTGGCGGCAAAGGGATGGAAGCTCGACGCCGGCTATGGACGGCATTATCTCGGCAGCCTGATCTACGATTATTGGCTCGATCCGTTCGGCAATCGAATCGAGCACTATACCGACACCGATCTCGTCAATGACGACTACGAGCCGGTGTATTTCGTCGGCCAGGCCCACGAGACGACGCAATGGGGCATGGCTCCTCCGCCGTCATTCTTCGATTGA